A single uncultured Fusobacterium sp. DNA region contains:
- the trmD gene encoding tRNA (guanosine(37)-N1)-methyltransferase TrmD: MKINILTLFPEMFRGFTGESIIKRALEKNLLEINVINIRDFCYDKHKQADDKVFGGGAGMLMKPEPLIRALNTLGGKVIYTSPQGVRFDQKLAIELSQEEEITIIAGHYEGIDERVVESRVDLEVSIGDFVLTGGELPAMVMTDCIARLVPGAIKQESYENDSFFNGLLDYPNYTRPEEYEGMKVPEVLLSGHHKNIEIWRKKESLKRTYLRRPDLLKGREFDKLEKKLLNEIKEELKKENK; encoded by the coding sequence ATGAAAATAAATATTTTAACTCTATTTCCAGAGATGTTCAGAGGATTTACAGGAGAGAGCATAATCAAGAGAGCTTTGGAAAAAAATCTTTTAGAGATAAATGTAATTAATATTAGAGATTTTTGTTATGATAAACATAAACAAGCTGATGATAAGGTTTTTGGTGGAGGGGCAGGAATGCTTATGAAGCCAGAACCACTTATTAGAGCATTGAATACACTTGGAGGAAAAGTTATATATACTTCACCTCAAGGTGTTAGATTTGATCAAAAGTTGGCAATAGAACTTTCTCAAGAGGAGGAGATCACTATAATTGCTGGACACTATGAGGGAATTGATGAGAGAGTAGTGGAAAGTAGAGTTGATTTAGAAGTATCTATTGGGGATTTTGTTTTAACTGGTGGGGAGTTACCTGCAATGGTGATGACAGATTGTATTGCTAGACTTGTTCCTGGAGCTATTAAGCAGGAATCTTATGAAAATGACTCTTTTTTTAATGGACTTTTAGATTATCCAAACTACACAAGACCTGAAGAGTATGAGGGAATGAAAGTGCCAGAGGTTTTATTGTCTGGACACCATAAAAATATAGAGATTTGGAGAAAAAAAGAGAGCTTAAAGAGAACTTATTTAAGGAGACCTGATCTTTTAAAGGGGAGAGAGTTTGATAAGTTAGAGAAAAAACTTTTAAACGAGATAAAAGAGGAGTTAAAAAAGGAGAATAAATAA
- a CDS encoding gamma carbonic anhydrase family protein has protein sequence MIYKLGEYIPKIGKNNYIAENASVIGKVETGENVSIWFSAVLRGDMSLIKIGNGSNVQDNSTLHGDTDFPTTIGERVTIGHNCVVHGCTVGDNSIIGMGSIILNGSVIPKNCIVSAGSVVNNKLKAEEGDLIAGSPARVIKKLSEKHWEYLEYASGVYLAKIDRFKNQLEEIKLEEK, from the coding sequence ATGATCTATAAACTTGGAGAATATATCCCAAAAATTGGAAAGAATAACTATATTGCTGAAAATGCAAGTGTAATTGGAAAAGTTGAAACAGGGGAGAATGTCTCAATTTGGTTTTCTGCTGTTTTAAGAGGAGATATGAGCTTAATTAAAATTGGTAATGGCTCAAATGTTCAAGATAATTCAACTTTACATGGAGATACAGATTTTCCTACAACAATAGGAGAGAGAGTTACTATTGGGCATAACTGTGTTGTGCATGGTTGTACAGTAGGAGATAACTCAATAATTGGAATGGGAAGTATTATTTTAAATGGAAGTGTTATTCCTAAAAACTGTATAGTATCTGCTGGATCTGTGGTAAATAATAAATTGAAAGCAGAAGAAGGGGATCTTATAGCAGGTTCTCCAGCTAGAGTTATAAAGAAACTTTCTGAAAAACATTGGGAGTATTTAGAATATGCAAGTGGAGTTTATCTTGCAAAGATAGATAGATTTAAAAATCAATTAGAAGAGATTAAATTAGAAGAAAAATAA
- a CDS encoding RNA methyltransferase, which translates to MRDKIYLGLVHYPVYNKNNDVVCTSVTNFDIHDISRSCRTYDVKGYRLIVPVDAQKMLTERIIGYWQEGTGGQFNKDRENAFAITRVMDSIEKVIEEIEEKEGQKPVIITTSARIFPNTVSYKTMSDMIFEDDRPYLLLFGTGWGLTDEVMDMSNYILEPIRGNTKYNHLSVRAAVAIILDRLLGER; encoded by the coding sequence ATGAGAGATAAAATATACTTAGGATTAGTTCACTATCCTGTTTACAATAAAAATAATGATGTTGTATGTACTTCTGTTACAAACTTTGATATCCATGACATTTCAAGAAGTTGTAGAACTTATGATGTAAAAGGATACCGTTTAATTGTTCCAGTAGATGCACAAAAAATGCTTACTGAAAGAATTATAGGTTACTGGCAAGAGGGTACAGGGGGACAATTTAACAAGGATAGAGAAAATGCCTTTGCTATAACTAGAGTTATGGACAGTATTGAAAAGGTAATTGAAGAGATTGAAGAGAAAGAGGGACAAAAACCAGTTATCATAACAACTTCAGCAAGAATTTTCCCTAATACTGTAAGCTATAAAACAATGTCAGATATGATATTTGAAGATGATAGACCATACTTATTATTATTTGGTACTGGTTGGGGGCTTACAGATGAAGTAATGGATATGTCAAACTATATTCTTGAGCCAATTAGAGGAAATACAAAATATAATCATCTTTCTGTAAGAGCTGCTGTGGCTATTATACTTGATAGACTTTTAGGAGAAAGATAA
- the rimM gene encoding ribosome maturation factor RimM (Essential for efficient processing of 16S rRNA), with protein MELFTVGKISGTHHLKGAVKIIANVSDAEILVGNKVIIDIQGEQKILTITSVSPLVGNKWTVEFQEITNKTDAGKLKNGLIKVRRDILGIAEDEYLLNDLMDMEVVDMKNNETIGRVTDIFETAAHDILVVEDEKSEAMIPDIDEFVKKIDFDKRTIFVELIDGMREMKGKKYQQDDGIEDEE; from the coding sequence ATGGAGCTTTTTACAGTTGGTAAAATATCTGGAACTCATCATCTTAAAGGAGCTGTAAAAATTATAGCTAATGTGTCAGATGCTGAGATCTTAGTTGGAAATAAAGTTATTATTGATATTCAAGGGGAACAAAAAATACTTACTATCACAAGTGTAAGTCCTCTTGTTGGAAATAAATGGACAGTTGAATTTCAAGAGATAACTAATAAAACTGATGCTGGAAAGTTAAAAAATGGACTTATAAAAGTTAGAAGAGATATTTTAGGAATAGCTGAAGATGAATATCTATTAAACGATCTTATGGATATGGAAGTTGTAGATATGAAAAATAATGAAACTATAGGAAGAGTAACTGATATTTTTGAAACTGCTGCTCATGATATTCTTGTAGTTGAAGATGAAAAAAGTGAAGCTATGATTCCAGATATTGATGAGTTTGTTAAAAAAATAGATTTTGATAAAAGAACTATTTTTGTTGAACTTATTGATGGTATGAGAGAGATGAAAGGAAAAAAATATCAGCAAGATGATGGAATAGAAGATGAGGAGTAA
- a CDS encoding KH domain-containing protein, which yields MEKLEKLINYIIKELVDTKDAVMIDYDAIDDTITFKVSVAKGEMGKIIGKNGLTANAIRGVMQAAGVKDKLNVNVEFLD from the coding sequence ATGGAAAAATTAGAAAAATTAATCAACTATATTATAAAAGAGCTTGTAGATACTAAAGATGCTGTAATGATAGATTATGATGCTATTGATGATACTATCACTTTTAAAGTAAGTGTTGCTAAAGGAGAAATGGGAAAAATAATCGGTAAAAATGGACTTACAGCTAATGCAATTAGAGGAGTTATGCAAGCTGCTGGAGTTAAAGATAAACTAAATGTAAATGTTGAATTTTTAGACTAG